AACTAAAAGATAGAGACAGACCTGAAGAGTGAGAACCGAGAAAGAGGAATGGAAGTGGATCTAGAGGGGAGAGGGACGCGCGGAGAGGTGGGCGCCGCGGATTTGGTGAGAGGAGATGTGCGGAGGCTAGATCTAATGGCGGATTTGACGGATGATAGGGATGCTCTGCAGACGAATCTATTGCAGGCCGAAGCCATTAAAGgatcgaagaagaagaagaaacaagaaTAATGCGACGATGTGAAAATGATTGGGAGGAGGTTGCAAGGGTTTAAGGTTTTAGCCTTATTGGGTCGTAGTAGACTGCCTCTTagccatttttcttatttattttttaataaaaaaaacatactactcacttttatatttttatattttaatagataataacaGACTTACTGCCACTTATTAcctatttactttttttattattttttaattactttttattattttttaacttaatggttaaataaataattaaaattattattattctattttaattaataggGGTTGGTTCCGACTTAGATGAGTCAAAAAACCCACATCTGACTTGGAGTGGGAGGTCAGAAGTGATTTGACTAGACTCTGATTGTGATTGGGGCAAGGCCGACTTACGAAGGCCCAAGAACTAATCTGGTATTGGActtctcattttcaaaaaatttcaaaatttgaaaaaaaaaaaaaaaatatatatatatatatatatataataaaatcaccAACACCCAAATGGGCTtcccattttaaaaaattacaactaaaaaatagttacaaaaaaacttaaatacaaTGAATACATAATATACATTACAAAACCAAAGACAAATAGATGCACAATCACAAACacaatgtaaataaaaaaggatAATTATAAGGTTATTACTTTTCTACTacctatttattactatttttgtatttttatttttttaattttttattttatttaatgattaagaaagtgactattaataaaattatatatttttttaattttttttctttatgattaaggatgttaaaaaaatacttaaaagaaaatgataaaaaaaaattcaaatattctaTAAGTAGTAAGAGGGTAGTAACCCTATCACtactcaataaaaaatataaatgaactTTTAAACAACCTATACAACCACAACCAAACAATAACCTCCACAATCACAAGTTCACAACATGTCAACCATCTCAATGACAACCACAATCATCACCAAACAACCATGGTCTACCACAATCACAAACAACCCTTACCAACTTCACAAAAGTCCTTAACCAATTTACAATATAATAATgtataagaattaaaaaaaactacaaaataatAAGTACAAATTgacaataatttttaatttttcaacacCATCAGCCTACAATTAAAACCATCCTgcattgttttgaaaattaaaaaaaaaaatagaataaacattattttgaactaacaaaaacaaacaaggcTTTTTTATTCTAATGGAATTTCATTTATCACCAATAAAGGGGGTTCTCCATACCATGATGAGTCTGTCTCAATCATCTACAATTATTCTAAGGTTCACAGTTAGgtctacaaaattataaaaattataagttaaataattaaaacattaaaaatatgtaaataatcatttaaaagtGTAATATTACCCAATTTAAGCCTATATTTCTCAACATCAACGGTATCTAGTCCAATAGGCTTTGAACTTAGCTAGTTTTTTATACAAAAGAGGGCCTCCATGGTGGTTGGAGCCAATGAATTTCAATAAGTATCCAACACGCAACCACCTGCACTAAACATCGACTCATAGGCAATGGTAGTGATATGAAATGCATCCTTATGTATCTCGACatctttcataaaataatactcaACCTCAGACttacactgcataatattccttGATGCACAGATTTGATGATACTTTTGCAGCAAAATAGATGAACTCTGTGCATTTGTGTCATCTAAGGAAGATGTCGAGCCGATTGGGTATGAGGAGCTACCACCTTTGGTTAAAGGTTGACCATTGTTGTTGTAATGGCTATATAAGTCATCAATATCATAATTCATCTCTCTAATAAACTTATCAGACTTCTCATCATCAAGGACGTGCCTAATCCGAAATTCTATAATAACTAACTTACATCGGGAGTCAAGAATCACAATTACaaataataatctatttatcttctcaacatccctccaatatttattatatttggatttCATCCTCATAACTATACATTCAACAATCCAACAATGTCAATACAAACTCTATTGCAAGTGATCATAAAAGCCTCGAGAGCTCGTCGAAGTACACATTCGCAGTAGGATATTTGGAACCAGATATTCACATAGTTATGTCacaaaataactttaaaaatttaacaaaatacCTCACATTAGCTCAATCAACTATATCCTATGCACCAAACCTCCTTCTCCCCTATTGACTACACCAAAGCATACCTTAAACCCCTATTCTCGACCTCCATATGCTCAAACACTCTTTGGTACTTCTGTGCTACATCCAACATCTTGTATGTAGAGTTCCATTTAGTCGGAATGTCTAGACTCAACATATTAGAAGGTGGGATCTCAAACTATTCGATTATTGCCTAAAACTTGCCAAGTCTTTGATAGAAAGCTCACACATATCTCACAAGGTTGCGGACTTAGGTAATCATCAATCTCCTTCAACCCCTTAGCAACTATGAAATTGATGATATGAGTACAACATTAAACATGGATAAGCTCATGCTCACGAATGATATCCTCTTTTACCATTATATTCCACCTGAACCAATCAATTGCAATGTCATTGGCACCGGCATTGTCaactataatataaaatacttttctaaTCCCTTAGTCTTTTATAGAGTTATTCATATCTGCTCCAATGGATAAACTCTTgtgatcaataatttctttgaaactaataatCCACTAGTGCAATATCTACTCACTGTCAATAAAGTaggttgtgatacacatgtagctGACATTCTGTTTGGACGTCCATGTATTAATCATAAGCGACACTCTCTGGCCAATGTTATTTGGCCTTCTCCTTGGTATGTCCCTTCAAACAATCTCACATCACCATATACCATGAAGGCATAAGAAATCATGGCTCAAGAGTGTGCACAAATTTATGGAAGCCATTTTTTGTTAACAGTGGTAAAAGGTATGTCATCACAGATGATCATTTCCGCAAACAAATCCCTCAACATCTTTTCACTGTATTGAGGAATTGACAATTTTTTAATCTGCATACTATCAGTGCTCATAGAAGTTTCATAACTAAGCTTCATCTGATCATTGACCACCAACCCCTTGTGTATCTTATATCGCTGGCAACTCGAAAGATATGCTATTAATACATAGGTGCATTGCTTTTTCGAATGAAGCAACACAAAGTTGCCCATAGTGGTGGCATCTCGCTTGTGGGTTCTGACGATCACCGAGAATTTTGGTAAAATGTTCTCATTTCCACGACCTTTTTTTACTAGGTCATGGTGGTTGATCGACATCAATTATCAACTCCTTCTCCTCATTAAGCATACTCATCTTCTATATCAACTGGGACTCAACTACTTGCACAGGAAATAGTTGCTCTAGATGTGAATTTAGGGGTGGAAGTACTTGTCAGTATAGGAACTGTGGCATTCCCTTGTGGACGATTATCCCCAATAGGTTTAGCATCCATATCCAAATCAACTgtgctaaaaataaataaattagaacaaacaaattagaagaaaaataacatgtattgcatatatatatagcctatAACTATACTTCTATGTAGGCAATCCATTGTGCAGGTTAAAGTCTCAAAAATGGTGAGTTTTGGCCATTGCAAAAAATTCAACAGCACAATAGCATTTGAGAAAAAAACTAAAGTTCAATAGCATAGTAGCATTTGGGAAGAAAATTTAGTAGCACAATATATTACCAAACATGATAACATTTAGCAGGAtatgaaaatattgatattaagaaaaaatttactacacaccacacataatttctttttctcttaccaGATGTGTATTgttatggatgatgagtagaaaaaaataattagtttaggaagaataaaacaaaaaataaataaataaaaataagtgtggcATGTGGAGATGATGAGTAACAAAtctctaatattaatattcaacAACACAGTAGTaggataatattaatatttattctgGAATAGGAAAATAAACTTGCAATagcatgaaaaggaaaaaaaaataacttgtaAGCCATTTACCAAACAACAATTTTAACATAAACACAGTCCAACCTAAAATATATCAATCCCACCAAATAAAGTAGTCACTATGAAACTAACACATTTTTAGCTCAATTGGAAGTTTAAACCTAAACTAGTATATCAATCTCACACAATTTTAGCTTAACTAGAAACCAATCCCAACAAATGAACTCTCTCAACCCCATGACAATGGACCCTCTGGAACATTATGCTCAATAAAACCTTTTCAagaatgatatattttaagtaaatcaattctttatcttttttaaaatgaaattagataCTTAGCTATGTAAGATCATTTTTAGAATATTGACCAATTTAGAGGCGAAGGCTAAAGTATTCAAAGTTTAAGTATATTTTGCAGTGACAAAAGTTGAATCATGATATCTGCCATATATTTGGCTAAGCTTAATttgtaatataaatatattggtaTCTAATCTCAGTTATTTTCTGAATAATCATGTGCTAAACTTTATGCACAATAGGAGTGGGTAGCAGGGCTGCTCCCATCTACACTACTCCCACATGGGAAGGCAAACTCCTATCTGCCAGATGCGAGGGTGGGTGGCCTTGTCCATATCTGGTGCCCCCAACAGGAGTGGGGGCCAGGTTAGGCCCAACCCTACCTTTCAAAACCACTACCCCACCTCTCGCATctatatgtataaataataaatatataatatatttatattaaaaaaaaaatccccaatAATCAAAACAACGCCATTTTTTCATAGACAAAACATCATTGTTTTGATAAGTTAGTTAACCCCCCCTTCTTACGACCCCCACTtttagactctctctctctctctctctctctctctctctctctctctctctctctctctctctctcagagtaGTTCATCTGTTGTACACCGTCTAGCCATTCTCCATCGTCATCCATCAATCGCATGCTTAGTCTGTCACCGAAGGTAAGTTCCCATCGCAGACTCAAACGccaattatgtttttttttttttttttttttgagttatgGAGGATGGGATTAAATTGAGGAGTTGGAGGATGTGCATGTATTTTGatgtttctaatttttaaattgtgaaTTCAAAATTGGGgttttagggtttcggattggaaccctaaattatTTTAGGTTTCAATTCGAAAGCTTGAATTATGTTAGgtcctaaattaatttagggtatCAGATTGGAACCGGTTTCAATCTAAAACCCTTAATTAAATTAGAGGTttcaatccaaaaccctaatctattctaaaattttgatatgaaaACCCGATCTGTTTATATGAAACCctaatttattttgaggtttcGATATCAAAACCTCGTTCTGTTTTAGGTTTCGATATTGAAACCTCAATctattttggggtttcaatatCAAAACCTCAATCTGTGTTTGGGTGATTATGATTATTGCATGGTTTTAATTGTTGATGTGatgtttgtttcatttcataATTTTTGTCAATTTTGTAGAATGGCTAGTCTGTAAGATTTTAGTGCTAGCTCTCCTACCCCTACCCTAACACCTAACCCTACCGAATCTACCCCTACTAACCCTTTTGACCCTACTCATACAAATGCTACCCTTACGAACCCTTGCCCTCCCTCCTTGCCCCTATAAAGTAAGAAATCTGTTTCAATAGTTTGGactcactttaccaaactagaggatAGTGACCCCAATAACCCCAAACTAAGTGGAACCATTATAGTAAAGTGTATGGGTGTCATGATAGGAGATATGATACATCCCAATTAAAGGTACACGTAGAAGAGCAATGCAAAaagagtccaatattaaaatctttACAAGAGAAAAGTTAATCTAGATTAGAGAttagacttaaaaaaatatggatgggagtagtgggggtGTAACATTGAAGGAGTATACTTAGTATGATTCCGAGAGGTGTATGAGACACCTAACTCGTATGGTCAAAATGGACGAGCtatattttcagtttgtggagagGAAAGGGTTCCAAGCATATTTCAAGTACTTGGAACCTAGGTTTAATCTTCTTTCTCGCCACAAGGTAGCAAAAGTTACAAGAAAACATTATAtgtcaaaaaaagatttgttgagagGCCAATTGGCTGGTCAAATAGTTTGTCTCACCAGCGATACTTGGACATTcatccaaaattttaattatatgtctttaactataaattttattaattgtgaTTGGATAATACACATTTGGTCTTAAAGGGCACAATAAAGGAGTGGAGATTGGCATGGGTTCTAAAAATTACATTTAATAATGTCTTATCTAATGACGTTTCATTGGGTCATCTTAAGACTATCTTAACGAGGCAAATAAGACAATCTTGTGTGGTAAGTATTTGCATCTGAGATGTGTTTCACATATTTTGAATCGAATTGTCATTGATTGTTTGAAGGGCCCTTGTACTGATGTTCATATAAGATgaaactcaaccttcttgatattGGAAGtggcccaagaatataagttgGCCTTTGCATTATTTGGTGACGAAGACATtcaatatatcaaatattttgatgagtATGAGGGATTGAGGAAGcctattgatgatgattgggagGTTGTTGctaattttgtagatttttttatgcttttctACAAGGTCAGAACGTGGCTATCAGGTTCTTTGTATCCTACATCCCTCCATTTCTatcaacaaatatataaaataaaaaaagaattggaTGACATGTGCCCAAGTGACTATATTAGGATACAGGAGATGGCATTGATGATGAGGGTAAAGTATGACAAGAATTTGGGAGATTTCAATAGGactaatattttgttatatgtggttGTTACTCTTAACCCCTAATTTAATATTGATGGCATGGCATATGGGTTGGGAATTGTGCAAGGGAATGCATCGGCATAGCTTCTTATGACAAAGGTTAAGAAAAttcttattatattatttgatgAGTTTACCGTATTCAAGAGCAGTAATATTCTGGCACCTACGCCTAACCCCCCCTGGCTCCTCCAAAAGCTTGGGCTGGGAAATGGTGTAGGTTGCAGCACAACGCCATAATCCGTTATTCTACAAAAGCCCAGTCGGAGTTAGACAGATACTTGACAGCAGATCGTCAATCATTTGCATGAGACTTTGATATATTAGCTAGGGGCGTAAAAATAAACCGAAAAATCAGAAAACCAGCTCAGACCAAACCAGACCCattggttcggtccggtttctTACCGTTTGGTTCGGAATcagttttttcattttaaaaaccagTCAAATTCTGTCCGAAAtcgattttaaatttttcaacacCAGACCTAACtggttcacatattatatatatctttattaatttttaatattatatataatatatataattatgtataaaataatatattataatttataacataacattttaatcttaaacatgaatatttatttgatcatatgttttaaatataaaaaatatatattaaatatattttattccctaataaattctcaatatatttattttgataaatatattaataatactaattcttaatatattaaaaccgaaaaactgAACCAAATCAGACCAGAAGCGATAAAACCGGACGTACCAGTTTAAGGGGGTCATGGGTATATAATCGgtttttgaaaatacaaaactgTTACATACTGGTTCGattctaaattttgttcaaaacctAATCGAACTGGACCCGTTATACTACTAAATTATTAGCTTGGTGGAAGACCAATGCCATGAAGTATCCCCATTCTTAGAAAGATAACTCGCAgtattttggtcatccctattagcaccatAGACTTAGAGTCAGTTTTTAGCACCGAAAGGCGCATAGTAGATCCATTTCAGAGCTCATTATCTGCTATCACTGTAGAAGCATtgatttatacataaaattggATCAAAGGGACCCCAATTCATGTTCCTAATATTCTTGACTTTGAGGATGCTAACAAgaatgagggtggtgatcagtctggatctAGTAATTGTGGATTtcagtatattattttaatttatgtatattcattttattagtattaatttcaaatttaattgttgtaatGGTAAATTAGACGACGTCTATGTCTACCTTTGTTACAGTATGACTTTGTCTATATTAGACCCACCATTGCCATTTGCTATTGGTTTGTACAATTTGTcccataattattttttatatttatataatatttggtaTCTAATTGTTTTgcttgtattttgtttttagcTTTTATAATTATAGTGTCATATGCCCAATCCTAATCTCAAGGACCCAATAATCTATTCTAATTTTGATCCCAATGACCCAATCTCATTTTGGTTAGTAATTttaatgtttgtaatttttacatttctaatatatgtttgtatttttagtttttatttcttatttataattctaatttgttttccttttaaattattagtgtttcaatttttattatctCATTGTCTCATAGCAGTCAACATAGCTCACTAACTTTTTTACCACTATAGCCACCCcaaattttgatgaaatgtTATTCTTCTGTTAATTCACTTAATTAGTTAACTGTAATGATATTACAATAGtacaatttttaatatttttagatgaatttttaaatttccaatAGTTTTCTCTTAATTTGTATTATTGTAATAACTTAGTTATGATTATTAGTTAATAGTTACAACTTAGTAGTATATAATTTCTAttattgtaaattattttttagtatttttaattttgtattctttttttaGTCAATTcttgggcccaaaatggcccagaaataaGTTCTATGCCATTTTGGACCTAGAAACGTGCTCTCAACCAATGACCTATCTATGCAAATGAAGGGCAGACGAATAGGATGTTTGACCCCTCACCTCGGTACCAGGACAAGGTACCCCACCCCACATTTGTGGGAGAGGGTTCTGAGGGGGTAACCAACACCCCCCGCCCACATGGGGATGGGGGGCGAGGAGGGGCCTACCCCGCTCCATACAGTGTCGGTAGCACCCCTAATACACAATGATAAGCAAAGTTTCTAACACAATcaatttaaacaaacaaaagctCATAACCacaaatttgtaaaattttggatCTTGAATATGATATGTATATTAAGGTATATTCATTAATAGATTTTACcaattttttcttattcatgCAAGGATATAGTagattttacaatattttctccatagaaacaataaaattgTACAATTGGACCCCAAACCTATGAATGAATAAGCACGAATTCCCTTCTATGGAGTTAATAATTAAAGTTATAGCAAAAGTAGATCTTACAAGAAATGGGAGGAAAATCCTAAAAGTTTCAATATGGCTAACTTAGACAGTCAATCAAATTTCAAGATGGCTAACTTCAATTATGATATTTGTATGATTACTTATTTGcaaatcaaatttcaaaatgcATGGTCATTACACACAGAATCAAAATTGGGAGAAAAACCCTAAGAATCAAAATTTCACAATAAGGCAACAAAATTAGGCAGCCCTCAAACAATAAAATCACAAGTATCATTAAATTAGATTTACAATGAAGTCATGGCAACAAAATccctaaaattaaattcatcacAAATCAAACACTAAATACCAAATGCGAATCAAACAAATGGAGGT
This Carya illinoinensis cultivar Pawnee chromosome 11, C.illinoinensisPawnee_v1, whole genome shotgun sequence DNA region includes the following protein-coding sequences:
- the LOC122281889 gene encoding protein NONRESPONDING TO OXYLIPINS 2, mitochondrial-like isoform X3, producing the protein MASACNRFVCRASLSSVKSAIRSSLRTSPLTKSAAPTSPRVPLPSRSTSIPLSRFSLFRCPSELGSVQSLLPLHSAVAVARMTSCLSTTSSSCRAVLQDGVDGT
- the LOC122281889 gene encoding protein NONRESPONDING TO OXYLIPINS 2, mitochondrial-like isoform X2; protein product: MASACNRFVCRASLSSVKSAIRSSLRTSPLTKSAAPTSPRVPLPSRSTSIPLSRFSLFRCPSELGSVQSLLPLHSAVAVARMTSCLSTTSSSCRAVLQELGLSVPR
- the LOC122281889 gene encoding protein NONRESPONDING TO OXYLIPINS 2, mitochondrial-like isoform X1 → MASACNRFVCRASLSSVKSAIRSSLRTSPLTKSAAPTSPRVPLPSRSTSIPLSRFSLFRCPSELGSVQSLLPLHSAVAVARMTSCLSTTSSSCRAVLQGTLCCTSPGL